In Anomaloglossus baeobatrachus isolate aAnoBae1 chromosome 2, aAnoBae1.hap1, whole genome shotgun sequence, the DNA window GTAAAATACAAATGTGACAATAACAATAGTCACTGAAAGCCAGGCAGTGCTTTATGTAAAAGCACTACATGTCCCAGGAAAAGGGGGATCCCCATAAAGATAAGCCCCCATACCAGTGACTATTGTTTCAGTGACTATTGTTATTGTCACATTTGTATTTTACTGACTATATCAGTTTATATTTCCATGAAATATCCATTATAGCCTGTTGGGTTTTTGCACAATTGTGATTTTTGGCATAATACAACAATTCATGACTTCTTTGATGTCCTCATGCATGATATAAGCCTACAGGATACATCCATCATTGGCTAATGTTTATACATGATATACTTATGCATGATACAGCCTATAGGATACATCCTTCATtggcttatgcgggcgtcacacggggcgatatgtcgtgcgatcgcataagcgatcgcacccgcccccgtcgtttgtgcaccacgggcaattagttgcccaaggctcacaaagtcgtttaaccaccGTCACATGTACTTGTCtgccagacgacctcgctgtgggcggcgaacatccacttcctgaagtgggagggacgttcagcgtcacagcgacgtcacacagcggccggccaatagaagcggaggtgcggagatgagcgggacgtaaacatcccgcccacctccttccttccgcattgacggacgcagataagctgtgttcatcgttcccggagtgtcacacggagcgatgtgtgctgccccggtaaCGATGAACAAGAGGCGCAGAGAAGAATAAACGactttttgaaactgagcgacatgtccacgagcaacgataaggtgagtatttttcctcgttcaccgtcgctcatagctgtcacacgctacgatatatcaaacaatgccggatgtgcgtcacttacgacgtgaccccgccgacatatcgcccgatatctcgtcccgtgtgacgcccgcattagcctaTTCATACCCTATGGCTATTTAACCATCTCTCTGTCCCATTTGAAGGGTTATTTTACCCATATTTATGGTGTTTTTAATGGCTTTATATTACGgcaatttttttcttttatgtgTCTTGTCTTTTTGTACATCAATAAACTTTGTTATTCTTTGCACAATTAAGTACTTTGGTCCTCCTGTTTTAGGTATATGCTATAGAGCAGGggaggggaacctttttactgtcgggggccatttggaatttcctactaacctttgggggccgcacaaaattatcaacttgaaaagtaCCCTGGTATATTTGGTCAaatgattaattaactcacccctagtgtggtggctggagcttcttctttggtgcggctgtgatgtttggtgatattgatcatcttgtttctcacagctgcttttccagatttgtctcggtatggagatgctgggggcatacacatcacaggagacgctggggcccataaattacaggagacattgggagtacacatcacaggaagggctggggatatatgtcacaggaggggctgaggagtatacatcacaggaggggctggggcatatacatcactaggggggcatggacagccctggcgatggcacagacatgactggggacaatgacaacactaggtggcagcacggacaacactagctggcagcacagacagcactaggtggcagcacagacagcactaggtggcagcacaaattgcactcggaggcagcacggactgcactaggaggcagcacggactgcactaggaggcagtacGGACAGCAATAGGGAGCAGCACGGACAGCAATAGGGagcagcatggacagcacaaggtggcatcactagggagacacagacaggactgggggagcatagacatcaccaggagggcacggactggggggcatagacagcagtggagagtacagaggactggagggtacacagtactgaggggtggcacacagcactggggagcacggacagcataagggggcacagacagcactgaccgtggcatggacagcactggtggcagcatggacagcattaggtggtgcggacagcactggggaacatgctataaagaaaaagacatggatcgcacatcccacaaaaatacgatgatcattgtatttttgtgggatgtgcgatccatgtctttttcttcatagcatgttatacagcactgggggagcatagacatcacccagggggtacagacagcactaggggggcatggacagcagtgaaggggttacacagcactgaggcggTACACAgtatactagggggtacacagcactgggggtacacactgttctagggggtacacaacactggggggtacacacagcattagggggtacacactgtactagggggtacacagcactggggataCACACAACATTagtgggtacacagcactgggggtacacacagcattaggggtacacactgtactagggggtacacagcacaggggggtacacacagcattagggggtacacactgcactagggggtacacagcactgagcgggggggcatCGATGGGTTGAGcactcacagtactggggtggggaaggagtcacacacagcacaacacaggtccgggaggctggtaaatctgctgcagctcttctgtgactttatcgcagcgtgctgcttaccccgcccaccagagcacactagcacaggtcgtggttaagcctagaatgtatgggctgcagtcaggtcctggaagtcaggatctggatagagcccatacattctagcatctactctcaggtcatcaggcagtgggatttaaagggccagcagccgggaaaagcgcggctgccgccagagcacagcggtccccggGAATGTACCCGGGGGCCGCATACAAAGTCGCCACGTGCCGCATTTGGCCCGCGGGCGGAGgctccccacccctgctatagagTAAGTGCTAGGCACAGTTAGACCCCATTGTGGGCTTCCGTGACCTCAATTTGTATAGTCATGGTTATGAGGTATATTTTTCCTCCTTAGCTATGTTGCCGTCCCTTGAGCCCTTTCGGGGCAACCAGTCCAGGCTGTCTTTACATGAAGATGATGGTTGTCAGGCTCAAATGGCTTTATGTCATTATTCGCCTAAGTTTAGTTTCATGAAATGATGGATGTTTATCATTTTCTGTTGTTTTATTTCTCATTAGATTTCTTGCTgctgagctgatctgtgggctgcagtttctccactccagaggcatcatacacaggtaggtgCAGTACGTCTTCTCTGTAGACCTGGTATATATACTCTTATACCCTCATCCTAATACCCCCTGTAGACACTTGATATCTGAGGCCCTAAAACGTTATCAGCCCGGCTAATATAATAATTGCATTATGATATTTTTTAAACTCTTTCCAGAGACATAAAACCGGACAACATTTTACTGGACAGCACCGGTCACTTGAAGATCGCTGATTTCGGTCTTGCAGTGATGAACATCTTTGGCGATACAAACATTTCAGGTTGGGCCGGGACTCGTTtatacatggctcctgaggtgaggaaTCATCTACATGTCCCTGAGGGATCACTGATATACAAGGCTGGACATCTCCATGTCTTCTGCTGGTTGGACAATGTTCTTATTGTCTTTTTCATGTCTTTACAGATTCTTCAAAACAAGCCCTACAACACagcagtggactggttctctgctggtcTGGTGATATACGTGATGGCTACTGGCAAACATCCATTCTATCGAGGGAAAATTGGTAGGGTCCTTAAAGCAATAATCAATGATGATCCTGTCTTCCCAAATGAAATGGACCCCCAACTCAAAGCCATCATTAATGGGgtgagtataaagacacatctcagtAATACAGCGAATATATGTAATGAAATACACAATGGAGGATGACTGGAGACTCAATAATCATCTTCATTATATGTTCCCAGCTCTTGGATAAGTCAGCAGAAAGTCGGCAGAAATTTGTGGAGAACATCAGAGATCATCCATTCTTTATGGAGATCAACTGGACAGATATAGAGGAAGCCACAGCGTTCCCTTCATTCCAGCTACCCCCTGTAAGTAAATGACCCAGAGTAGATGGTGGCAGTAGTACATTTCTGTTGTTTCTTCTTTATGAACGCTCTCACTCTTGTATCTTCTTTCCGCAGACACCAGTGATGACATCTGATACAATGAAAGACGTCCTGTGCTTTACTGAAGCCAACAATACACCAATAGACGAAACAGGTCAAAACCTGTTCTGTGGATTCA includes these proteins:
- the LOC142282323 gene encoding protein kinase C delta type-like, whose protein sequence is MNIFGDTNISGWAGTRLYMAPEILQNKPYNTAVDWFSAGLVIYVMATGKHPFYRGKIGRVLKAIINDDPVFPNEMDPQLKAIINGLLDKSAESRQKFVENIRDHPFFMEINWTDIEEATAFPSFQLPPTPVMTSDTMKDVLCFTEANNTPIDETGQNLFCGFTFANEGWKVIESITKPIISNRRPVKPHRRTFGTIVKDAFHRIWRRIKPWK